A single window of Rubripirellula lacrimiformis DNA harbors:
- a CDS encoding FAD-binding oxidoreductase, with the protein MDIERQRVQDDLRGIVGGDVYCDRLTSQLYASDASIYQVVPLGVVRPRSAADVVATAQYAAEHEISLHPRGSGSGVAGESLGAGLVLDFSRYMRRITVSPDATRVTVQSGAILADVNGALRPHGRWYGPDPVTRSVTTMGSVLSTNASGSHYLRSGSARDTVESIRLVTVEGELLDLSVHGTDEDGTIGRLARGMAEIRNQFRPLLGAAESAPKSRGGYRLDDVVDANGRVDLAKFMVGTQGTLGILVDATVRTESIPTHRGVVLCFYHRMDMAARSAVAAMRHGLVACDLMDRRLLQIARDTDPRFSELLPREAEAMVLVEIQGETLGDLYDRLAIIQHDMCNGHDAAFASVDTVRQSERDLYWALSRRVIPRLYRVKGTDAPVPFIEDVSVPCQRLPEFLTAVQDTLKQNQTTATFFAHVGHGNLHLRPFLDLTKADDRERLHSLSKQIAEVVWEHDGQVSVEHAAGLSRSYLLPAQFGDLWQAMGQIKRLFDPLHRLNPGKLFGAILQKPNENLRPSDQTIEITADTRVILEADPPVTATARQQGVSVPQLQVLQQWPAGRMITGVTRGCNGCGRCRTTSSSERQCPVFRATHREEASPRAKANLLRGVLSGQLSVDDLTTDRAKEIADLCFNCHQCRLECPASVDIPKIVGELKAQYVATNGLSLSDLLMGRIDTVAAMASRIPWISNLLIRGRFPRWVAERLFGLASARQLPPVVRETFLRHAHRRRWTKPLPHGGLKVLYFVDQYANYHDPDIGRALGEILQQNGIGLYVPLAQANSGMSRITSGDLKGARKIARRNVRLLADAVRQGYTVIATEPSAVLCLKHEYPNLLDDEDALLVAEHSHEACAYLWDLHQGDRLSLDFQPIDAQIAYHQPCHLRVLDPNQVGPQLLELIPNLEVQRIEAGCTGMAGTWGLQRKNYRNSLRIGWPLISAMRSARVSMATTECSACKMQIEHGSGQNTLHPLKLLAYAYGRMPKIEKELV; encoded by the coding sequence ATGGACATCGAGCGGCAACGCGTACAAGACGATTTGCGAGGCATCGTTGGTGGCGATGTGTACTGTGACCGTTTGACGTCACAGCTTTACGCATCCGACGCCAGCATCTATCAAGTCGTGCCGTTGGGCGTGGTGCGTCCACGTTCGGCTGCCGACGTGGTCGCCACCGCCCAGTACGCGGCCGAACATGAAATTTCACTGCACCCGCGCGGCAGCGGCAGCGGTGTGGCCGGCGAATCGTTGGGGGCCGGATTGGTCCTGGACTTTTCTCGCTACATGCGGCGGATCACCGTGTCGCCCGATGCCACGCGAGTCACCGTGCAAAGCGGCGCGATCCTGGCCGACGTCAACGGCGCCCTCCGCCCGCACGGTCGCTGGTACGGCCCCGACCCCGTCACCCGCAGCGTCACCACCATGGGCAGTGTGTTGTCGACCAACGCGTCGGGCAGCCACTACCTGCGCAGCGGTTCGGCACGCGACACTGTCGAATCGATTCGATTGGTCACGGTGGAAGGCGAACTGCTAGACCTTTCCGTCCACGGCACCGACGAAGACGGAACCATCGGGCGACTGGCCCGCGGCATGGCGGAAATCCGAAACCAATTCCGACCGCTGTTGGGCGCCGCCGAATCGGCCCCCAAATCACGCGGCGGTTATCGACTGGATGATGTGGTCGATGCCAACGGGCGAGTCGACTTAGCCAAGTTCATGGTCGGTACCCAAGGCACGCTTGGGATCCTTGTCGACGCCACCGTTCGCACCGAATCGATCCCCACGCACCGCGGCGTCGTGCTTTGTTTTTATCACCGCATGGACATGGCGGCTCGCAGCGCCGTGGCCGCGATGCGACACGGGTTGGTCGCGTGCGATTTGATGGACCGCCGACTGCTGCAGATCGCGCGAGACACCGACCCGCGTTTTTCGGAACTGCTGCCGCGTGAAGCCGAAGCGATGGTGTTGGTCGAAATCCAAGGCGAAACCCTGGGCGACCTTTACGACCGCTTGGCGATCATCCAACACGACATGTGCAATGGACACGACGCCGCGTTCGCCAGCGTGGACACGGTCCGCCAATCCGAACGCGATCTGTACTGGGCTCTATCACGGCGCGTTATCCCACGACTGTATCGGGTCAAAGGCACCGATGCTCCCGTGCCGTTCATCGAAGATGTTTCGGTCCCCTGCCAACGCCTGCCAGAGTTTCTGACGGCTGTTCAAGACACGCTGAAACAAAACCAAACCACGGCAACCTTCTTTGCTCACGTCGGCCATGGGAATCTGCACCTGCGGCCATTTTTGGACCTGACCAAAGCCGACGATCGCGAACGCCTGCATTCGCTGTCCAAACAGATCGCCGAAGTCGTGTGGGAACACGATGGACAAGTCAGCGTCGAACACGCCGCCGGTCTCAGCCGGTCCTATCTCTTGCCGGCCCAGTTCGGCGATCTGTGGCAAGCGATGGGACAGATCAAACGTCTGTTCGATCCGCTGCACCGATTGAACCCGGGAAAATTGTTCGGGGCGATCCTGCAGAAGCCGAACGAAAACCTGCGGCCGTCCGACCAAACGATCGAAATCACGGCCGACACGCGAGTCATCCTGGAAGCCGATCCGCCGGTCACCGCAACGGCGCGTCAGCAAGGCGTTTCGGTGCCCCAGTTGCAAGTGCTGCAGCAGTGGCCCGCCGGCCGCATGATCACCGGCGTGACGCGCGGCTGCAACGGATGCGGACGATGTCGAACCACGTCGTCTAGCGAACGCCAGTGCCCCGTTTTTCGCGCCACCCATCGCGAAGAAGCGTCGCCTCGCGCGAAAGCCAACCTGTTGCGAGGCGTCCTCAGCGGCCAGCTAAGCGTTGACGATCTGACCACCGATCGCGCCAAGGAAATTGCAGACCTGTGTTTCAATTGTCACCAATGCCGATTGGAATGCCCTGCGTCGGTCGACATTCCGAAGATCGTCGGTGAACTGAAGGCGCAGTACGTGGCCACCAACGGGCTGTCCCTATCGGACCTGTTGATGGGACGCATCGATACCGTCGCAGCGATGGCGTCGCGGATCCCATGGATATCGAACCTGTTGATCCGTGGCCGATTCCCACGCTGGGTTGCCGAGCGATTGTTTGGGCTGGCGTCCGCGCGGCAACTGCCACCGGTGGTCCGCGAAACATTTCTGCGACACGCCCATCGCCGGCGTTGGACCAAACCGTTGCCCCACGGTGGGCTAAAGGTTCTGTATTTCGTCGACCAATACGCCAACTATCACGACCCGGACATCGGTCGGGCACTGGGCGAAATTTTGCAACAAAACGGCATCGGGTTGTACGTGCCGCTGGCACAAGCCAATTCGGGCATGTCGCGCATCACCTCGGGCGACTTGAAGGGTGCTCGCAAGATCGCACGCCGCAACGTCCGGCTGTTGGCCGATGCCGTCCGCCAAGGCTACACGGTGATCGCGACTGAACCGTCGGCCGTGCTGTGCCTGAAACACGAATACCCCAACCTGCTTGACGACGAAGACGCGTTGTTGGTGGCGGAACATTCGCACGAAGCCTGTGCGTACCTGTGGGACCTGCACCAAGGCGATCGACTGTCGCTGGACTTCCAACCGATCGATGCCCAAATCGCCTATCACCAACCCTGCCACCTGCGAGTGCTGGACCCCAACCAGGTCGGTCCCCAATTGCTGGAACTGATCCCCAATCTGGAAGTCCAGCGGATCGAAGCCGGATGCACGGGCATGGCGGGGACCTGGGGTCTGCAACGAAAGAACTACCGCAACAGCCTGCGGATCGGGTGGCCATTGATCTCGGCGATGCGATCGGCGCGCGTGTCGATGGCGACCACCGAATGCAGTGCCTGCAAAATGCAGATCGAACACGGCAGCGGACAAAACACGCTGCACCCGTTGAAACTTTTGGCCTATGCGTATGGCCGGATGCCGAAGATCGAAAAGGAACTGGTTTAA
- a CDS encoding MoaD/ThiS family protein, translating to MIKVQVQMFAGAKQIAGCDVVEIEVRQPIQAHAVFDALGRTVPALHSLIPSCRLAVDNRYVVDQAIIDDDSVIALIPPVSGG from the coding sequence ATGATCAAAGTCCAAGTCCAGATGTTCGCCGGCGCCAAACAAATCGCTGGCTGTGACGTCGTCGAAATCGAAGTTCGCCAACCGATCCAGGCTCATGCCGTCTTTGACGCGCTGGGGCGGACCGTCCCGGCGCTGCATTCGCTGATACCGTCCTGCCGCCTGGCCGTCGACAACCGATACGTGGTCGACCAAGCGATCATCGACGATGACTCGGTGATCGCGTTGATCCCGCCCGTCAGCGGCGGTTGA
- a CDS encoding molybdenum cofactor biosynthesis protein MoaE, translated as MNREPNDSRQESFDRPGHWRHIELVDGPIDIAALTTRLGDPDVGAHGWFIGVTRRTTDQRITETLCYEAHREMAVSELQRLAEQAAEKFSLRQVIIVHRLGPVPVGQASIVVGCCSPHRVETFAALPWMMDVLKQDVPIWKQETYVDGSQQWVHPTDD; from the coding sequence ATGAACCGTGAACCCAACGATAGCCGCCAGGAAAGTTTCGACCGTCCCGGCCACTGGCGCCACATCGAATTGGTGGATGGCCCCATCGACATCGCCGCCCTGACCACTCGGCTTGGCGATCCAGACGTTGGCGCCCATGGTTGGTTCATCGGGGTGACCCGCCGCACGACGGACCAGCGAATCACCGAAACGCTGTGCTACGAAGCGCATCGCGAGATGGCGGTTTCCGAACTGCAGCGATTAGCCGAACAAGCGGCCGAAAAATTCTCGCTGCGGCAGGTCATCATCGTGCATCGACTGGGCCCCGTCCCGGTCGGCCAAGCCAGTATCGTCGTCGGTTGTTGCAGCCCGCACCGCGTCGAAACCTTTGCCGCCCTGCCTTGGATGATGGACGTTTTGAAACAGGACGTTCCGATCTGGAAACAGGAAACCTACGTCGACGGATCTCAACAGTGGGTGCACCCGACCGATGACTGA
- a CDS encoding aminotransferase class V-fold PLP-dependent enzyme, whose product MTDRKRIYLDHAATSWPKADSVLAAVDDFARHCGAAAGRGGYASAQTAGSVISRARHLIATQIGAPSDDCISLHHGGTDALNAAIHGILRPGDHVVTTAAEHNSVLRPLHHWKQHHGIRLTIVPTDRGGQVDADQLLDAVTDQTRLVAVMSASNVTGAVQPIDEIGKRLSDHPAAFLCDAAQTFGTLPIDVGHSHIDLLAAPGHKSIGGPSGTGFLFTAPRLHDALVPSVQGGTGSHSESLDMPAQMPSKLEAGNLNVPAIAGLVEALKQHRDHADPIVQRSAAMAIRLHQSLAAIDGVTLHAAGAALPIASITVRGCAPSDLAAILDAQFGIETRSGLHCAAMIHGCIATDLHGTLRISAGHTSSDADIDAAIDAIRTIAAALI is encoded by the coding sequence ATGACTGATCGCAAACGCATCTACCTGGACCATGCCGCCACGTCTTGGCCCAAGGCTGATAGCGTGCTTGCCGCCGTCGACGATTTTGCACGGCACTGCGGGGCCGCCGCGGGGCGGGGCGGTTACGCATCGGCACAGACCGCCGGATCCGTCATCAGCCGGGCGCGCCACTTGATCGCGACTCAGATCGGCGCCCCGTCGGACGACTGTATCTCGCTGCACCACGGTGGCACCGACGCATTGAATGCCGCGATCCACGGGATCCTTCGGCCCGGCGACCACGTCGTCACCACAGCCGCCGAACACAACTCGGTCCTTCGCCCGCTGCACCACTGGAAACAACATCACGGCATCCGGCTGACCATCGTTCCGACGGACCGTGGCGGCCAAGTCGACGCCGACCAACTGCTGGACGCCGTCACCGATCAAACTCGGCTGGTCGCCGTGATGTCGGCCAGCAACGTGACCGGGGCCGTTCAACCGATCGACGAAATCGGCAAACGATTATCGGATCACCCGGCGGCGTTCCTTTGCGATGCCGCCCAAACCTTTGGCACACTGCCCATCGACGTTGGCCATTCGCACATCGATCTGCTTGCCGCGCCCGGACACAAATCCATCGGCGGCCCATCGGGCACCGGATTCCTGTTCACCGCCCCCCGACTGCACGACGCCCTGGTGCCATCGGTGCAGGGCGGCACGGGCAGCCACAGCGAATCGCTGGACATGCCCGCACAGATGCCGTCGAAACTAGAAGCCGGCAACCTGAACGTGCCAGCCATCGCCGGCCTGGTCGAAGCCTTGAAACAACACCGTGATCACGCCGACCCGATCGTCCAACGGTCCGCCGCGATGGCGATTCGATTGCATCAATCCTTGGCGGCGATCGATGGCGTCACACTGCACGCCGCCGGGGCGGCGCTGCCGATCGCCAGCATCACGGTCCGTGGCTGTGCCCCCAGCGACCTAGCCGCGATCCTAGACGCCCAATTCGGCATCGAAACGCGATCCGGGCTGCACTGCGCCGCAATGATCCATGGCTGCATCGCAACCGACCTGCACGGTACACTGCGAATCAGCGCCGGACACACCAGCAGCGATGCGGACATCGACGCGGCGATCGACGCCATCCGCACGATCGCGGCCGCCTTGATTTAG
- a CDS encoding YkgJ family cysteine cluster protein translates to MTKNKKSKRHAKSKQNQLPWYSDGLQFECTQCGACCSGEPGYVWVNDDEIQAMADEMELDIDTFSHRFVRQVGNQQSLVEYPDGDCILLDPDTRKCSVYASRPIQCRTWPFWDSTLEKPRDWEETCAVCPGAGTGKLYSFDQIEIQRKKKSV, encoded by the coding sequence ATGACCAAAAACAAGAAATCCAAACGGCACGCCAAGTCCAAACAGAACCAACTGCCCTGGTACTCCGACGGTCTGCAGTTCGAATGCACCCAGTGCGGTGCCTGTTGCAGCGGTGAACCCGGCTATGTGTGGGTCAACGACGACGAAATTCAAGCGATGGCCGACGAGATGGAACTGGACATCGACACCTTTTCGCATCGGTTCGTGCGACAGGTCGGCAACCAACAAAGTTTGGTGGAATACCCCGACGGCGACTGCATCCTGCTGGATCCGGACACCCGCAAATGCTCGGTCTACGCGTCGCGGCCGATCCAATGCCGGACCTGGCCGTTCTGGGACTCGACGCTGGAAAAACCTCGCGACTGGGAAGAAACCTGCGCCGTCTGCCCGGGCGCCGGTACCGGCAAACTGTACAGTTTCGACCAGATTGAAATCCAACGGAAAAAGAAGTCCGTCTAG
- a CDS encoding response regulator, translating to MASILLVDDDMNLLRGVRRVLRTCPYDLFIASSAEMAIRMLRHGGFDLVVVDQAISDSHGPPLVQWLAIQHPQTACIMLSHPSGEASVADSLPSGDPYRTLTKPCDDVALATAIGQALEIQSVS from the coding sequence ATGGCTTCCATCCTATTAGTCGATGACGACATGAACTTGCTGCGAGGCGTACGACGCGTCTTGCGGACTTGCCCCTACGACCTGTTCATCGCCAGCTCTGCCGAGATGGCGATCCGAATGCTCCGGCATGGCGGCTTCGACTTGGTCGTCGTCGATCAAGCGATCAGCGACAGCCACGGGCCACCGCTGGTCCAATGGCTGGCGATCCAGCATCCGCAGACGGCCTGCATCATGCTGTCCCATCCATCGGGGGAAGCATCGGTAGCCGACTCGCTGCCAAGCGGCGATCCGTATCGGACACTGACCAAACCCTGCGATGACGTTGCCCTGGCGACCGCCATCGGGCAGGCCCTCGAAATCCAGTCCGTTAGCTGA
- a CDS encoding nucleotidyltransferase, whose translation MKLQEAVSRIIAALNDAGLEFMLVGSFSSMYYSFPRSTTDADFVIGTSDWDAQALAKSLGNEFRFDPQLSFETFGGSVKNEIQIEGTPFRIELFRLTDQPFDRARFDRRRKVTLGGDEVWIPTPEDVILQKLTWSRPKDQEDIVGVIAVNHKTLDREYLDQWAEQLSLTEKLAAAWKLATDRS comes from the coding sequence GTGAAGCTCCAAGAAGCGGTATCGCGAATCATCGCCGCACTGAACGACGCGGGGCTTGAATTCATGCTCGTGGGCTCGTTCTCTAGCATGTACTATTCGTTTCCTCGTTCTACGACGGATGCCGACTTTGTCATCGGAACGTCCGATTGGGATGCACAAGCACTCGCGAAATCGCTCGGCAACGAATTTAGGTTTGATCCGCAGCTCTCGTTCGAGACCTTCGGCGGTTCGGTGAAGAACGAGATTCAGATCGAGGGCACTCCGTTTCGGATCGAGCTATTTCGGTTGACCGATCAGCCCTTCGATCGTGCACGTTTCGATCGTCGCCGAAAGGTGACACTAGGCGGTGACGAGGTTTGGATCCCAACACCCGAAGATGTGATCCTGCAAAAGCTGACTTGGTCCCGCCCCAAAGACCAAGAAGACATCGTGGGCGTGATCGCCGTGAACCACAAAACGCTCGATCGAGAGTACCTCGATCAGTGGGCAGAGCAACTTAGTCTCACCGAGAAGCTTGCAGCCGCCTGGAAATTGGCGACGGACCGCTCTTAG
- a CDS encoding GIY-YIG nuclease family protein, with the protein MKRIAAEQKAIEKALEEALARTSDEHSAEVQELRRRLAEAEASGQRAMSLAQQTKSGHVYVISNIGSFGEQVFKIGMSRRLEPLDRVKELGGASVPFPFDVHMMMQSSNAPALEAALHRVLHHRRVNGVNLRREFFRVSIEEIVDVVDGLKDDETHTVPFTVGPFTLEPEAEQYRESLVMTDEDRKMIEDAYAAEASTAI; encoded by the coding sequence ATGAAACGCATCGCCGCAGAGCAGAAGGCCATCGAGAAGGCCCTTGAAGAAGCGCTGGCAAGAACCAGCGACGAACATTCAGCTGAAGTACAGGAGTTGCGCCGGCGATTGGCCGAAGCGGAAGCTAGTGGTCAACGAGCCATGTCGCTCGCCCAGCAAACCAAATCAGGGCACGTGTATGTCATCAGCAATATCGGCAGCTTCGGCGAGCAAGTGTTTAAGATCGGGATGTCCCGTCGTCTCGAACCGTTGGACCGCGTCAAAGAACTGGGTGGCGCATCCGTGCCTTTCCCATTTGATGTCCACATGATGATGCAAAGCTCCAACGCCCCAGCTTTGGAAGCTGCTCTGCATCGTGTCCTTCATCATCGACGCGTCAACGGAGTTAACCTTCGCAGAGAATTCTTTCGTGTATCGATCGAAGAAATCGTCGACGTTGTCGATGGGTTGAAGGATGATGAAACTCACACGGTCCCATTCACTGTCGGCCCTTTCACGCTGGAGCCCGAAGCGGAACAGTATCGCGAATCGTTGGTGATGACCGACGAAGACCGCAAGATGATCGAGGATGCCTACGCGGCGGAAGCCTCAACCGCAATTTAG
- a CDS encoding DUF488 domain-containing protein, with protein sequence MLNRQRVLLDFLQAAGRPVLRTELTSWSFLLRNEYSSAGGSAFYDFVPYPHGPFSFTLDQEIGKLVDQSYVHAASDQSWSLGDGMTYKSPDSGVQRDITRIVSRFVDWPADRLLNYVCKEFPAYAVSSRCEGNAERPKTDMAVFTAGYEGESVDAFLNKLVTAGIRCLIDVRKNPTARRYGFHRSTLTRLTGNLGMDYVHMPELGIPSNLRQNLDTMADRESLFDNYERTTLADNDVALDQVADRVRAKPSVLVCMEAEAICCHRSRIAQHIADRTSLQVVNL encoded by the coding sequence ATGCTCAACCGACAGCGCGTCCTGCTGGACTTTCTTCAAGCCGCTGGTCGACCAGTGCTGCGAACCGAGCTGACGAGCTGGTCGTTCCTGCTTCGCAACGAATACAGCTCCGCCGGCGGCAGCGCGTTCTACGACTTCGTGCCGTACCCGCATGGCCCCTTCTCGTTCACGCTCGACCAGGAGATCGGCAAGCTGGTCGATCAAAGCTACGTCCATGCTGCCAGCGACCAATCATGGTCGCTCGGTGATGGAATGACATACAAGTCGCCCGATTCCGGAGTGCAACGAGACATCACAAGGATCGTCAGCCGGTTCGTTGATTGGCCGGCCGATCGTCTGCTGAACTACGTCTGCAAAGAGTTCCCTGCGTACGCGGTCAGCAGCCGATGCGAGGGGAATGCCGAACGACCCAAGACCGACATGGCTGTCTTCACGGCTGGCTACGAGGGCGAGTCGGTGGACGCGTTCTTGAACAAGCTGGTCACGGCCGGCATTCGCTGCTTGATCGACGTTCGCAAGAATCCCACCGCGCGCCGCTACGGGTTTCACCGTTCAACGCTGACTCGGCTGACGGGGAACTTGGGCATGGACTATGTCCACATGCCGGAGTTGGGGATCCCGTCGAATCTGCGTCAAAACCTGGACACGATGGCGGATCGTGAATCGTTGTTCGACAACTACGAACGCACAACGCTGGCGGACAACGATGTCGCGTTGGATCAGGTCGCAGATCGGGTGCGTGCCAAGCCATCGGTGTTGGTTTGCATGGAAGCCGAAGCAATCTGCTGTCACCGCAGTCGAATCGCCCAGCACATCGCCGACCGAACATCGTTGCAAGTCGTGAACCTGTAA
- a CDS encoding transposase, with the protein MSDYKIKTDVGDAPMGDVVAFFITWPTYGTWLPGDTRGWVEYRHGWQLPQPSLELECRSQMTEDACKLTLPMRLLCNKQVRETCQFRGWQVHAANCRSNHMHIVIGANEATPKKIRRDIKAWCTRRLKEDFDSKRENWWAERGSIRWVWNEESLATVVGYATEAQDQSQPEA; encoded by the coding sequence ATGAGCGACTACAAGATCAAGACCGATGTAGGCGATGCACCGATGGGTGATGTGGTAGCCTTCTTCATCACTTGGCCAACTTATGGAACTTGGTTACCGGGCGACACGCGGGGTTGGGTGGAATACCGTCACGGCTGGCAACTTCCCCAGCCATCACTGGAATTGGAGTGTCGCAGCCAGATGACGGAAGACGCTTGCAAGTTGACTTTGCCCATGAGGCTGCTGTGCAACAAGCAAGTTCGTGAGACGTGTCAGTTCCGTGGCTGGCAGGTTCATGCCGCGAACTGTCGTTCCAATCACATGCATATTGTGATTGGCGCAAACGAGGCTACCCCAAAGAAGATTCGCCGCGACATCAAAGCGTGGTGTACACGCAGGTTGAAAGAAGATTTCGATTCCAAACGAGAGAACTGGTGGGCCGAGCGTGGCAGCATCCGCTGGGTCTGGAATGAAGAGAGCCTGGCAACCGTGGTTGGGTACGCAACCGAAGCCCAAGACCAATCCCAACCCGAAGCGTGA
- a CDS encoding putative glycoside hydrolase codes for MAIQLALPLLLFLSPAMAVDFSLDQRTHPGITQSQPSIDDTPSKIHHGKQPLTTQWPVLDESRHASLDRKLLNTLTLCAQATAAPDTSRDNAPDVRPVDDERDPQTRFPEFSWDRIPLYMHVRKETSYTDDEIKFLAKFPLITFEKANGHKDHGTVEAGTLAAARAVKEIHPNTTILYYRNVIVHYGGYEADEQLDRIPGALLHDQSGSTKLVRNRVQAYDLSNAKVRRWWTQACSRMTSDPAIDGIFLDGNIKALEPQYLRGQIGAAKKKQTMDGYHELMKQTREAIGPSKLMLANILRARFENAGLEYLNYFDGSYLEGFFHNVGGVSYEDYVAKGIDAMQQAARQGKIIAMTTGFAPPGDTARNTSRLGIDEGHSNAGSDAHARAGLIYPLAIFLVCAEKHSYFRIHEGYSANESDRWMRWFPEYDRPLGPPLGPATKDGYRYSRTFEHASVELDIQNRTANIQWKQP; via the coding sequence ATGGCCATTCAGCTAGCACTGCCCCTGCTGCTCTTCCTTTCGCCGGCCATGGCGGTCGATTTCTCGCTTGACCAACGGACACATCCCGGCATCACGCAGAGCCAACCAAGCATCGATGACACCCCGTCGAAGATTCATCACGGCAAACAACCCCTGACGACGCAGTGGCCTGTGCTTGATGAATCACGCCACGCTTCCTTGGACCGCAAACTACTCAACACGCTGACGCTGTGCGCTCAAGCGACGGCCGCACCTGACACCTCGCGGGACAACGCGCCGGACGTCAGGCCAGTCGATGATGAACGAGATCCCCAAACGCGGTTTCCGGAGTTTTCCTGGGACCGCATTCCGCTGTACATGCATGTCCGGAAAGAGACGTCGTATACCGATGATGAAATCAAGTTCCTGGCCAAGTTCCCATTGATCACCTTTGAAAAAGCCAATGGCCACAAGGACCACGGCACCGTCGAAGCGGGCACACTCGCGGCGGCCCGAGCGGTGAAGGAGATCCATCCGAACACCACGATTCTGTATTACCGCAACGTGATCGTGCACTACGGTGGGTACGAAGCAGACGAACAGCTCGATCGAATTCCCGGTGCGCTGCTTCACGATCAAAGCGGATCCACCAAGCTGGTTCGCAACCGCGTCCAAGCGTACGATTTGTCCAATGCGAAAGTACGCCGTTGGTGGACACAGGCGTGCAGCCGAATGACCAGCGACCCGGCCATCGACGGCATCTTCCTGGACGGAAACATCAAAGCCCTGGAGCCACAGTATCTAAGAGGCCAGATCGGCGCGGCCAAGAAGAAGCAGACGATGGATGGCTATCACGAACTGATGAAGCAGACCAGGGAAGCCATCGGCCCCAGCAAACTGATGCTCGCCAACATCCTTCGTGCACGCTTCGAAAACGCGGGGCTGGAGTACCTGAATTACTTCGACGGATCGTACCTGGAGGGATTCTTTCATAACGTGGGCGGGGTCAGCTACGAGGACTATGTGGCTAAGGGGATCGACGCGATGCAGCAGGCGGCACGCCAGGGCAAGATCATCGCAATGACAACCGGATTCGCACCGCCCGGTGACACGGCACGGAACACAAGTCGCCTGGGGATCGACGAAGGTCACAGCAACGCTGGATCCGACGCACATGCCAGGGCTGGGCTGATCTATCCGCTAGCGATCTTTCTGGTCTGCGCCGAAAAGCATAGCTACTTCCGCATCCATGAAGGCTACTCGGCGAACGAGAGCGACCGGTGGATGCGTTGGTTTCCCGAGTACGATCGCCCCCTTGGACCGCCGCTGGGCCCGGCGACGAAGGACGGCTATCGCTATTCGCGAACGTTTGAACACGCTTCGGTGGAACTGGACATCCAAAACCGCACCGCCAACATTCAGTGGAAACAGCCGTGA